CGCCTTCGAGACGGTGGGCTGCGTGGCCGTGGAGTTCCGGACCAACTGGCTCAATCACCAGTCGCGCGAGGCGATCGCCCGGCTCGGCGCCAAGCAGGACGGGGTGCTGCGCAGCCAGGCCCTGACGCCCGAAGGGGTGCTGCGGGACACCGTGGTGTTCTCCATCCTGGCAGGGGAGTGGGCCGCCGTGAAGAGGAACCTGGAGTACCGGCTGGGCAAGGCCCGCTGAGCCGGGCCGGGCGTGTGACAAGACGGCTCGCGCGCAGTTTGCTTCAATGAGGGGATGCTGACCCTGATCGCGCCCCACGCCGATGCCTACGACGCCTGGAAAGACTGCCTGCACGACTTCGGCGACGGCCCCCTGGACGGTTCCGGGTTCAATCAGGAGGCCGCCGCCCCGAACCTGAGCCGGGACGGGTTCGAGCAGTACCTGACGCAGCGCCTTACGGAGGGGGACACCTCGGTGGAGCCGGCTCCGGGCCGGGTGCACTGCAGCTACTACTGGATCGTGGAGGACGGCCAGGAGGAGATCCTCGGCTTCCTGGCGATCCGGCACGACCTCAATGACTTCCTGTTCAACTACGGCGGTCACATCGGCTACTCGGTGCGGCCCTCCGCGCGTCGCCGGGGGATCGCGACGGCGGCGCTCGCCGAATCCCTGCGGCTCGCCCCGGCCCTGGGCATCGAGGACGTCCTGGTCACGTGCGTGGAGGACAACAAGGCCTCCCGTGCCGTGATCGAAGCCAACGAGGGCCGGTACGAGGATTCCCGGGACGGGTTCCGGCGGTACTGGTTCCCGGTCGGCTGACGCACGCCGCCCGGACATGCTGAAGGCTCGCCCCGAGAACGGGGCGGGCCTTCAGCATTCGCAGCCTCGGGAGCGTCCTACCGCGGGCCAGCGCCCGGCAGCAGCTCACGGGCGCCGAGGGCGTCCGTGATGAAGGCGTAGTCCCAGGCGCGCTCGCGCCACTGGACGTAGCGGCCGGAGGCGCCGCCGTGACCGCCGTCCATCTCGATCTTCAGGACCACGGGCTCCGAGCCGGTGTTCCTGTCCCGCAGAGCCTGGACCCACTTGGCGGGCTCCACGTAGAGGACGCGGGTGTCGTTGAAGGACGTGACCGCCGCGATCTTCGGGTACGCGGTCTCCCGGATGTTCTCGTAGGGCGTGTAGCTCTTCATGTACGCGTAGACCTCGGGATCCGTGATCGGGTTGCCCCACTCCTCCCATTCGAGGGCGGAGAGCGGCAGCTCCGGATCGAGGATGGTGGTCAGCGCGTCCACGAAGGGCACCTGCGCCACGATGGCCGCGTACTTCTCGGGCGCCAGATTCGCGACGGCGCCCATGAGGAGACCGCCGGCCGAACCGCCCAGGGCGGCGACCCGCTGCGGGTCCACCCAGCCGGCGGACACGAGGTGGTCCGTGGCGGCGATGAAGTCCGTGAAGGTGTTCTTCTTGGCGAGCTTCTTGCCTTGCTCGTACCAGCGCCGCCCGAGCTCGCCGCCGCCGCGGATGTGGGCGTCCACGAACACGATGCCGCGGTCCAGCAGCGAGAGCCGCGAGACCACGAAGGCCGGGTCCATGCTGACCTCGTAGGAGCCGTAGCCGTACACGAGACCGGGTGCGGTGCCGTCCGGCTGCACCGAACGGTGGCGCAGCACGGACAAGGGGATGCGGGTCCCGTCGGATGCCGTGGCCCACTCGCGGGTGGCCACGTAATCGGACGAGTCATAGCCGCCGAGCACGGGCTGTTCGCGGCGCAGCAGGAGCTCGCCGGCCGGTGCGTCCGCGGTGGGGAGCACGAAGTCGTACACGCGGGTCGGCGTGAAGAAGCTCGTGTAGCTCAGACGCACCATGGGGGCGTCGTGGTCGGCGCCGCTCAGGTAGGCCGTGAAGAGCTCTTCGTCGAAGACGGGCTCCACCGGCTCGGCCTGCCGCGGGGTGCCCAGTCCTGTGCGGGGCAGGAACTGCACGCGCTCCAAGGTGTCCTCGCGCACCGAGAGGACGACGAAGTCCTTCAGGATCGCGGTCCCGTTGACGCGGACGTCGTCGGAATGCGGGACCAGCGTGACCCACTGCTGATCCTCCAGGGGCCGGGCCAGCTCGTCCCACGCGACGAACGAGACCATGGAGTTCACGGCGTCGCGGTCGTGGGTCAGCAGCACGCCGTCGGTGGGTTCGCCGTCGTCGGATTCCGGGAGGGTGAACGGCTCCGCCTCGTAGAGGATGCGTGCGTCGCGGGGGATCACGGTGCGCAGGCCGGCGCCCGGGTCGGCGAAGTCGAGCAGGCGCACCTCGCTGTACTCGGAGCAGGACGAGGCGACCACGAGGTGGGTCCGCTCGGCGGACAGCTCGAAGCCGAGCCACATGCCGGGGTCGTCCTCCTGGTAGACGAGCTCGTCCTCGTCCACCGGGGTGCCCAGGGTGTGACTGCGGACCTGGTGAGGACGCCAGGTCTCATCCACCACCGTGTAGAACAGGCGCGTGCCGTCGGGGGAGAAGGCCAGCCCGTAGAAGGCCCCCTCGATCACGTCCGGCAGGAGCTCGCCCGTCCGGAGGTCCTTGATGCGGACGGTGAAGCGCTCGTCGCCGGCGTTGTCCACGGCGTAGGCGTACAGGGTGCCGTCGCGCGTCACGGCCGTGCCGCCCACGGAGAAGAAGGGCTGCCCCTCGGCTTCCGCGTTGCCGTCCAGGAGGGTCTGCTCGCCGTCGAGCACGACGTCGGCCTCCACCACCGGGGGCGTCCAGTCGGCCAGGGCGTCGCCGGAGTCCGCCGCCGCCACGCGGCAGAACACGGGGTAATCCTTGCCCTCCGCGGTCCGCGTGAAATACCACCAGCCGTCCTTACGCCCGGGCACCGAAAGGTCGGTCTCGAGCGTGCGGCCCTTGATCTCCTGGAAGATCGCCTCACGGAGAGGCTCCTGATCCGCGGTCACGGCCTCCTGGTAGGCGTTCTCCGCCTCGAGGTGCTGCACGACCTCGGCGTTCTCCTTGTCGCGGAGCCATTCGTACTCGTCCACGAAAACGTCCCCGTGGTGGATGCGTTCGACGGGGACCTTCTTGGCGCGGGGCGGCTGAGGAGCGTGTGGTGTTGCGGTCATGACCCCAGCCTAGTGGGACGGGGAGCGCTGGAGAGGGGGTACGGGATCGGCTGTCGGCGAACGCTCAGGCGGCCGCGAACCTCCGCCATCCCGGGCTGAGGCTGAGGGCAGCGGCGACCGCGATGAGGAAGCAGGAGAGGGCCAGCCAGGCCGACGGCACCCCGCCGAGCTGGGCGAGGACACCGGCGGCCACCGAGAAGACGGCCTTGGCGAGCCCAGCGCCCGCATTGCGGACCGCCATGTACCGGCCGATCTGCCCGTCAGGGGCGAGCTGGTTGGTCGCGATCTGCATGCCGACCACATGGGCGGTGATGACCAGGGCGGCGAGGCCGACCAGGAGGACCGACACGGCACCCGGCCACGGCGGCACCAGGAGCAGGCACAGCAGGCCGGCGGACACGAGGGCGTAGCGCTGGACCATCCTCCGGACCCGGGCCGAGAGGCCGAGGAACGCTCCGGCCAGGACGCCGCCCAGCATGGCGGAGATGTCCAGCGCCGAGTAGAACGGGGCGGAGCCGGGGACCACGGCGTCGGCGTACGAGGGGAGGAGCGCGGTGAGGAATTGCAGCGCTCCACTGCTGGGGATCGACACCAGGAGCACGAGTGCGAGCATCCGGCCACGGTCGCGAGGCTGTGGCGGGCCCTGCGCGCCGGCGGCCGAGACGGCGGGGATCGACGACGGCACTCCGCCCTGCGGCGCGCCCGGCCGCACGATCCGCGCCGGTCCGCCGTCGTGCGTCGCGTCCGCGCGGTCGCCGCGGCCTAGGCTCCGGACGAGCAGGACGCTCGCCGCATACAGTGCGCTCGCGGCGACGAAGCACCACGTGGCGCCGACGAACGCGAGCAGGACGCCCGACAGGCCGCTTCCGACCACGCCTCCGATGATCGTGGTCGAGGAGATCCGCCCCTGGACCGCGGGGAGGTCTTCGCGCCCGATGATCAGCCGAAGCGCACGGGCGAGCGCGCTCTTGTTGGCCAGCTTGGCGATACTCAGGGTGCCCTGCGAGGCGCAGAACAGGGTGATGAGCGCCGGCACGGGCACCTCGGCCACCACGGAGGCGGCGAGTGCCAGGGAGAAGGCCACGCACACCCAATTCGTCCGGCTCAGGGTGGTGATCGCGGATCCACGGTCGAAGGCCCGGCGCAGGGCGACCCCGGCGATCACGCCGGGAAGGTAGGCGAAGGCGTTCACCACCCCGACCATCGACGCGTTGCCGGTGAGATGCAGCGTGGTCCACAGGAGGGCGACGAGCTGTACGGCCTCAGCGACCGCGCCCACGGCGGCGAAGCACGTCAGCGCCCACCTGTGCATCTCCGCCCCTCTCGCGGCCGGGTCGGCCTGGGACCACTCCGGTTCCGTCGCCCGGCGGTCGTGGACATTAAGCCACGAGAGCGGGGGCGTCGCGAGTCACACGCCTCACCGGACGCCGCCCCCGTCCACGCGTGTCTCAGGGAAGCCGGAGGGTCCAGGGGTACGATGAGCGACATCTAGGGAGCAGGCATGCGTGCCTGCTCACCGGCGGTACAGGAGGTTCCCGTGGCGGTGCACGATGTCGGTCTGCGAGATCTGGGGCAGGGCAGTCACGTCCTGACCACGG
This portion of the Arthrobacter woluwensis genome encodes:
- a CDS encoding GNAT family N-acetyltransferase; the protein is MLTLIAPHADAYDAWKDCLHDFGDGPLDGSGFNQEAAAPNLSRDGFEQYLTQRLTEGDTSVEPAPGRVHCSYYWIVEDGQEEILGFLAIRHDLNDFLFNYGGHIGYSVRPSARRRGIATAALAESLRLAPALGIEDVLVTCVEDNKASRAVIEANEGRYEDSRDGFRRYWFPVG
- a CDS encoding S9 family peptidase; its protein translation is MTATPHAPQPPRAKKVPVERIHHGDVFVDEYEWLRDKENAEVVQHLEAENAYQEAVTADQEPLREAIFQEIKGRTLETDLSVPGRKDGWWYFTRTAEGKDYPVFCRVAAADSGDALADWTPPVVEADVVLDGEQTLLDGNAEAEGQPFFSVGGTAVTRDGTLYAYAVDNAGDERFTVRIKDLRTGELLPDVIEGAFYGLAFSPDGTRLFYTVVDETWRPHQVRSHTLGTPVDEDELVYQEDDPGMWLGFELSAERTHLVVASSCSEYSEVRLLDFADPGAGLRTVIPRDARILYEAEPFTLPESDDGEPTDGVLLTHDRDAVNSMVSFVAWDELARPLEDQQWVTLVPHSDDVRVNGTAILKDFVVLSVREDTLERVQFLPRTGLGTPRQAEPVEPVFDEELFTAYLSGADHDAPMVRLSYTSFFTPTRVYDFVLPTADAPAGELLLRREQPVLGGYDSSDYVATREWATASDGTRIPLSVLRHRSVQPDGTAPGLVYGYGSYEVSMDPAFVVSRLSLLDRGIVFVDAHIRGGGELGRRWYEQGKKLAKKNTFTDFIAATDHLVSAGWVDPQRVAALGGSAGGLLMGAVANLAPEKYAAIVAQVPFVDALTTILDPELPLSALEWEEWGNPITDPEVYAYMKSYTPYENIRETAYPKIAAVTSFNDTRVLYVEPAKWVQALRDRNTGSEPVVLKIEMDGGHGGASGRYVQWRERAWDYAFITDALGARELLPGAGPR
- a CDS encoding MFS transporter — protein: MHRWALTCFAAVGAVAEAVQLVALLWTTLHLTGNASMVGVVNAFAYLPGVIAGVALRRAFDRGSAITTLSRTNWVCVAFSLALAASVVAEVPVPALITLFCASQGTLSIAKLANKSALARALRLIIGREDLPAVQGRISSTTIIGGVVGSGLSGVLLAFVGATWCFVAASALYAASVLLVRSLGRGDRADATHDGGPARIVRPGAPQGGVPSSIPAVSAAGAQGPPQPRDRGRMLALVLLVSIPSSGALQFLTALLPSYADAVVPGSAPFYSALDISAMLGGVLAGAFLGLSARVRRMVQRYALVSAGLLCLLLVPPWPGAVSVLLVGLAALVITAHVVGMQIATNQLAPDGQIGRYMAVRNAGAGLAKAVFSVAAGVLAQLGGVPSAWLALSCFLIAVAAALSLSPGWRRFAAA